One stretch of Streptomyces hygroscopicus DNA includes these proteins:
- a CDS encoding Xaa-Pro dipeptidyl-peptidase, translating into MLTSRWRGAVIAAVAISTALAALPAGPASARTSAQPGARMVDGRTQPVFSYPDAVREHLMVQTPVDSDGDGHKDRVAVDIIRPKETQQGLKVPVIMSASPYNDTVGRGFESERKSYDAQGTPAKFPLFYDNYFVPRGYAVVDVDVTGTGRSDGCLTIGGASDVAAAKATIDWLGGRATAYAADGSEVKASWSTGKVGMIGHSYEGMLANAVAGTGVEGLETIVPISGMSSWYDFARTNGAKHWNGFASYLTTALDTDPPQKCQAVRDRLQAGEDDATGNYNAHWHERNYLARPAPEVSKVRASVLAAHDLSDYNVRIDQFANWWAPLAERDVPRKLWLGRYGHTDPFDWPGRRAQWVDTVHRWFDHWLYGVQNGIMDEPRVDLQTGPTTWTTQADWPARTSSVPLHPGPDGSLALSPASGTGTFTDTKLSEADLTADPSASRPGRLAFLTPPLRTGVRLSGTPTAELRVTLDKPTSNLTALLVDYGEDERIDWNRNEPQNRIHDGLRGLDEESCHGESTAQDDACYQKTANVTARKSSEVIARGWMDAQNRHSVTTPEPMTPGRSYRITWKTLPNDYEIKPGHRLGLVLGGTDADFLYFEDPTGSKVTVDLGGSRVTVPVTATGGITKSLRS; encoded by the coding sequence ATGCTCACCTCACGATGGCGCGGCGCCGTGATCGCCGCGGTCGCGATATCGACAGCCCTTGCCGCACTGCCCGCCGGGCCCGCCTCGGCCCGGACGTCCGCCCAGCCCGGTGCCCGGATGGTGGACGGCCGTACCCAGCCGGTGTTCTCGTATCCGGATGCCGTGCGCGAGCACCTCATGGTCCAGACGCCCGTCGACAGTGACGGCGATGGACACAAGGACCGGGTCGCGGTGGACATCATCCGGCCCAAGGAGACCCAGCAGGGTCTCAAGGTGCCGGTCATCATGTCGGCCAGCCCCTACAACGACACCGTGGGCCGCGGGTTCGAGTCGGAGCGGAAGAGCTACGACGCCCAGGGCACCCCGGCCAAGTTCCCTCTCTTCTACGACAATTACTTCGTGCCGCGCGGCTACGCCGTGGTCGATGTGGATGTGACCGGGACCGGCAGATCCGACGGCTGTCTGACGATCGGCGGCGCCTCCGACGTGGCGGCAGCCAAGGCGACGATCGACTGGCTGGGCGGCCGGGCCACGGCGTACGCGGCCGACGGCAGCGAGGTGAAAGCCTCCTGGTCCACCGGCAAGGTCGGCATGATCGGCCACTCGTACGAGGGCATGCTGGCCAACGCCGTGGCCGGCACCGGTGTGGAGGGGCTGGAGACCATCGTCCCGATCTCCGGGATGAGCTCGTGGTACGACTTCGCCCGCACCAACGGCGCCAAGCACTGGAATGGTTTCGCCTCCTATCTGACGACGGCGCTGGACACCGACCCACCCCAGAAGTGCCAGGCGGTCCGCGACCGGCTGCAGGCCGGCGAGGACGACGCCACCGGCAACTACAACGCCCACTGGCATGAGCGCAATTACCTCGCGCGGCCGGCGCCCGAGGTGAGCAAGGTGCGCGCGAGCGTCCTCGCGGCACACGACCTCAGCGACTACAACGTCCGGATCGACCAGTTCGCGAACTGGTGGGCCCCGCTGGCCGAGCGCGATGTGCCGCGCAAGCTGTGGCTGGGCCGCTACGGGCACACCGATCCGTTCGACTGGCCCGGTCGGCGCGCGCAGTGGGTCGACACCGTGCACCGGTGGTTCGACCACTGGCTGTACGGCGTCCAGAACGGAATCATGGACGAGCCCCGGGTCGATCTGCAGACCGGCCCGACCACCTGGACGACCCAGGCCGACTGGCCCGCGCGCACCTCCTCGGTGCCTCTGCACCCCGGGCCCGACGGCTCGCTGGCGCTGAGCCCCGCGAGCGGCACCGGGACCTTCACCGACACCAAGCTGAGCGAGGCGGATCTCACGGCCGACCCGTCGGCGAGCCGTCCGGGCCGGCTGGCGTTCCTCACCCCACCGCTGCGCACCGGGGTACGGCTCTCCGGCACGCCCACCGCGGAGCTGCGGGTCACGCTCGACAAACCGACCTCGAACCTCACCGCGCTGCTCGTGGACTACGGCGAGGACGAACGGATCGACTGGAACCGCAACGAGCCCCAGAACAGGATCCACGACGGTCTGCGGGGGCTGGACGAGGAATCCTGCCACGGGGAGAGCACCGCCCAGGACGACGCCTGCTACCAGAAGACCGCCAATGTGACGGCGCGCAAATCCTCGGAGGTGATCGCCCGCGGCTGGATGGACGCCCAGAACCGCCACTCGGTCACCACCCCCGAGCCGATGACCCCCGGCCGGTCCTACCGGATCACCTGGAAGACACTGCCGAACGACTACGAGATCAAGCCGGGCCATCGGCTGGGGCTGGTCCTCGGCGGCACCGACGCCGACTTCCTCTACTTCGAGGATCCGACCGGGTCGAAGGTGACGGTTGACCTGGGCGGCAGCCGTGTCACCGTACCGGTGACCGCCACCGGTGGAATCACCAAGTCCCTCCGCTCATAG
- a CDS encoding beta-ketoacyl synthase has translation MVGMACRLPHAPSPSAFWRLLRQGGNAVTTMPGDRRRTGTAATGTAATGGPDRPAPTWYGGFLDRVDTFDASFFGISPREATAMDPQQRLMLELAWESFEDAGIRPGTLKDTPTGVFVGAIWDEYATLLRRDTTAATRHAMTGVHRSIIANRVSYGYGLRGPSLTVDTAQSSSLVAVHTACESLRRGECTLALAGGVNLILTEDSMTAAAAQFGGLSPDGRCHTFDARANGFVRGEGGAAVLLKPLAAAVRDGDPVYCVIHAGAVNNDGATDGLTAPSPAAQEDVVRTAHRRAGVAPDDVQYVELHGTGTPVGDPVEAAALGAALGTARTDGTPLLVGSAKTNVGHLEGAAGIVGLLKTALGIQHRLLPASLHFTTPNPRIPLTELGLRVHDRLGDWPRPDRPLLAGVSSFGMGGTNCHLVLGEAPAPVPTPAPSSAPADTPAPPAPPVVAWPISAKTPAALRAQAGRLRDHLADHPDLSPADIAHSLATTRTAFDHRAVLLGEDTDELLSGLDALADGAETAGAVRGGAVDGGLAFLFSGQGSQRAAMGRELYAAYPVFAAALDEVCDCLDARLAEPLHEVMSAQAPSPRAALLDRTSYTQPALFAIEVALYRLAESWGLTPGHVMGHSVGEIAAAHVAGVLTLPDACALVAARGRLMQSVTAKGAMAALQADADEAAGLLAGWEDRLDIAAVNGPSSVVISGDHDAVHAAAAVWRERGRKARLLKVSHAFHSPHMDGMLDELRAVASELTFSAPAIPVVSNVTGRLATASQLASPEYWARHARHAVRFMDGVHTLLDAGVTTFLELGPDAPLTAMTRECLTALPGPAPGRPRPAAVAALRRDRPEARTFATAMAQASVRGAEVAWDRACAGHPRQRVDLPTYAFQRDRYWPGAPPESTAPATHATGTDGAPDPAPPTGESAEPANAAWHRDPLDTVRTHVALVLGHSAPGAIDPSLTFKELGFDSLAATELSERLGAATGLPLTATLTFDHPTPLAVADHLRAHTTPATGPSATPPAATATTPGDAGEPIAVVAMGCRFPGGVDSPEALWRLVAEGADAIGEFPRDRGWDLAGLFDPDQDRPGTSYAHEGGFLYDAPEFDAEFFGISPREALATDPQQRLLLETAWETFERAGIRSTALRSSPTGVFVGVTAQDYGPRLHEAPKGLDGHLLTGGAPSVVSGRVAFTFGLEGPAVSVDTACSSSLVAVHLAVRALRQGECALALAGGVTVMAAPGMFTGFSRQRGLAPDGRCKPFAAAADGTGWGEGVGLLLLERLSDARREGHRVLAVIRGSAVNQDGASNGLTAPNGPSQQRVIRQALADARLSPSEVDAVEAHGTGTTLGDPIEAQALLATYGQERTGDRPLWLGSLKSNIGHTQAAAGVAGVIKMVMAMRRGLLPATLHIDAPSPHVHWDSGAVRLLTGPVEWPRDERPRRAGVSSFGISGTNSHLIVEQAPEPEPAPAEARTDEDDRPVPWVLSARSAEALRGQARELASRMAADNTPSPREVGWSLITTRTAFEHRAVMVGDDSDELTAALQALASEGTHPGVVHTGTAATTGGAGPVLVFPGQGSQWAGMGAGLLDASPVFAARVAECERALAPHVDWSLTDVLRGAEGAAELSRVDVVQPVLWAAMVSLAAVWAEYGVRPAAVVGHSQGEIAAAVVAGALSLEDGAKVVALRSRALRRLAGGGAMASLGVGEEQAAELLSGLGDLAAAVVVAVVNGPESTVVSGPPEQVAAAAAACREAGERARMIEVDYASHSPQVDEIAEELTELLRGVEPVGASGSGVVFYSTVTGGRADASVLDTGYWVRNLRERVRFAETVQALLADGHRVFIEASTHPVLTMAMRESFEHAESGAAAVPTLRRDHGDLAQLTKSVARAFIAGAEVDWPAAFPADPTPRTVDLPTYAFQRRRYWLDTPGGTGGDPGALGLVAADHPLLGAALRLADGSGHVLTGRLSPQTHGWLADHVVAGVALVPGTVLMEWALRAADEAGCGAVEELALRLPLVLPATGGRCVQVVVGPSADDGRRDLAVYSLPDDALRKGGDTDWMCHAVGVLGPAVPESRAAELPGTWPPPGARPVDTDGFYERIAASGYAYGAAFQGLRAVWRDGADLLADVELPKAAGEPNGFGIHPALLDAVLHPTLLPGHPDPGPEPDEGRMWLPFTASGVSLWAAEATAVRVRLTARPQAAEGERELRVVVADAVGAPVLTIDALLLRPAEADQLRALNTGRVATDGGGGGSVRRRTAAAAEAPSVDWAARLARLSALDRYRTLLGLVRDHAATVLGHTDAEAVRADASFKELGFESLTAVELRDRLAAATGLRLPAALIFRHPTPEGIAHHLVRRLTSDGTAATPTAIVPPSTQVPRQPTDEMSAAQRLESASADQVLEFIDNELGVS, from the coding sequence GTGGTGGGAATGGCCTGCCGCCTGCCGCACGCACCCAGTCCGTCAGCCTTCTGGCGGCTGCTGCGGCAGGGCGGGAACGCCGTCACCACCATGCCGGGCGACCGCCGCCGGACCGGCACCGCCGCCACCGGCACCGCGGCCACCGGCGGCCCCGACCGGCCCGCCCCGACCTGGTACGGCGGCTTCCTGGACCGCGTCGACACCTTCGACGCCTCCTTCTTCGGCATCTCGCCCCGCGAGGCGACGGCCATGGACCCCCAGCAGCGGCTGATGCTCGAACTCGCCTGGGAGTCGTTCGAGGACGCGGGAATCCGCCCCGGAACGCTGAAGGACACCCCGACCGGTGTGTTCGTCGGCGCCATCTGGGACGAATACGCCACCCTGCTGCGCCGGGACACCACCGCGGCCACCCGGCACGCCATGACCGGTGTCCACCGCAGCATCATCGCCAACCGGGTCTCCTACGGATACGGTCTACGCGGCCCGAGCCTCACCGTGGACACCGCACAGTCGTCCTCGCTGGTGGCCGTCCACACGGCCTGCGAGAGCCTGCGGCGCGGGGAGTGCACTCTGGCGCTGGCCGGCGGTGTCAACCTCATCCTCACCGAGGACAGCATGACGGCCGCCGCCGCCCAGTTCGGCGGGCTCTCCCCGGACGGGCGCTGCCACACCTTCGACGCCCGCGCCAACGGCTTCGTCCGTGGTGAGGGCGGAGCGGCGGTCCTCCTCAAACCACTCGCCGCGGCCGTACGCGACGGCGACCCGGTGTACTGCGTCATCCACGCCGGCGCCGTCAACAACGACGGCGCCACCGACGGGCTGACGGCCCCCAGCCCGGCGGCCCAGGAGGACGTGGTGCGTACCGCCCACCGGCGGGCCGGAGTCGCACCCGACGACGTCCAGTACGTCGAACTGCACGGCACCGGAACCCCCGTCGGCGACCCCGTCGAAGCGGCGGCGCTCGGCGCCGCGCTCGGCACCGCCCGGACGGACGGCACACCCCTGCTCGTCGGCTCCGCCAAGACCAACGTGGGCCACCTCGAAGGCGCCGCCGGCATCGTCGGCCTCCTCAAGACCGCCCTCGGCATCCAGCACCGACTGCTCCCGGCCAGCCTCCACTTCACCACCCCGAACCCGCGGATCCCGCTGACCGAGCTCGGACTGCGGGTCCATGACCGGCTCGGCGACTGGCCCCGCCCGGACCGGCCGCTGCTCGCCGGGGTCAGCTCCTTCGGCATGGGCGGCACCAACTGCCATCTCGTCCTCGGCGAAGCGCCCGCCCCAGTGCCCACGCCCGCCCCCTCGTCCGCACCGGCCGACACCCCCGCGCCCCCCGCGCCCCCCGTGGTGGCCTGGCCGATCTCCGCCAAGACCCCCGCGGCGCTGCGCGCCCAGGCCGGGCGGCTTCGCGACCATCTGGCGGACCACCCCGACCTCTCCCCGGCCGACATCGCACACTCCCTGGCCACCACCCGGACCGCCTTCGACCACCGCGCCGTGCTCCTCGGCGAGGACACCGACGAGCTGCTGAGCGGGCTGGACGCGCTGGCCGATGGCGCGGAGACCGCCGGAGCGGTGCGGGGCGGCGCCGTGGACGGCGGCCTCGCCTTCCTCTTCAGCGGCCAGGGCAGCCAGCGAGCGGCCATGGGCCGTGAGCTGTATGCCGCCTATCCGGTCTTCGCCGCGGCGCTGGACGAGGTGTGCGACTGCCTGGACGCACGGCTGGCGGAGCCGCTGCACGAGGTGATGTCCGCCCAAGCCCCTTCCCCGCGGGCGGCGTTGCTCGACCGGACCTCGTACACCCAGCCCGCGCTGTTCGCCATCGAAGTGGCCCTGTACCGGCTGGCCGAATCCTGGGGACTCACCCCCGGCCATGTGATGGGCCACTCGGTCGGCGAGATCGCCGCGGCCCATGTGGCCGGTGTGCTCACCCTGCCCGACGCCTGCGCTCTGGTGGCCGCACGCGGTCGGCTGATGCAGTCGGTCACGGCGAAGGGGGCCATGGCCGCGCTGCAGGCCGACGCGGACGAGGCCGCCGGACTGCTCGCCGGATGGGAGGACCGGCTGGACATCGCCGCCGTCAACGGGCCCTCGTCCGTGGTGATTTCGGGCGACCACGACGCCGTCCACGCGGCCGCCGCCGTCTGGCGTGAGCGTGGCCGCAAGGCCCGGCTGCTGAAGGTCAGCCATGCCTTCCACTCGCCGCATATGGACGGCATGCTCGACGAACTGCGCGCGGTCGCCTCGGAACTGACCTTCTCCGCACCGGCCATCCCCGTCGTCTCCAATGTGACGGGACGGCTCGCCACCGCCTCACAACTCGCCTCACCCGAGTACTGGGCCCGTCACGCCCGCCACGCGGTGCGCTTCATGGACGGTGTGCACACCCTCCTGGACGCCGGTGTCACCACCTTTCTCGAACTCGGACCGGACGCCCCGCTCACCGCCATGACCCGCGAATGCCTCACCGCACTGCCGGGACCGGCCCCCGGGAGGCCGCGCCCGGCCGCCGTGGCCGCGCTGCGCCGCGACCGCCCCGAGGCGCGCACCTTCGCCACCGCCATGGCCCAGGCGAGTGTCCGCGGCGCCGAAGTGGCCTGGGACCGGGCCTGCGCCGGGCATCCCCGGCAGCGGGTCGACCTGCCGACGTACGCCTTCCAGCGGGACCGCTACTGGCCCGGCGCCCCACCCGAATCCACCGCGCCGGCCACCCACGCCACCGGGACGGACGGCGCCCCGGACCCGGCACCGCCCACAGGTGAGTCGGCCGAGCCTGCCAACGCGGCGTGGCACCGCGACCCGCTGGACACCGTGCGGACGCACGTAGCCCTCGTCCTCGGGCACTCCGCGCCGGGCGCCATCGATCCCAGCCTCACCTTCAAGGAGCTGGGCTTCGACTCCCTCGCGGCGACCGAACTGAGCGAGCGGCTCGGCGCGGCCACCGGGCTGCCCTTGACCGCCACGCTCACCTTCGACCACCCCACGCCGCTGGCCGTCGCCGACCACCTGAGGGCCCACACCACCCCCGCCACCGGCCCCTCCGCCACCCCACCCGCGGCCACGGCCACCACACCGGGCGACGCCGGGGAGCCGATCGCGGTGGTCGCCATGGGCTGCCGCTTCCCGGGCGGGGTCGACTCGCCCGAGGCGCTGTGGCGGCTGGTGGCCGAAGGCGCCGACGCGATCGGGGAGTTCCCCCGGGACCGCGGCTGGGACCTGGCCGGACTCTTCGACCCCGACCAGGACCGCCCCGGCACCAGCTACGCCCACGAGGGCGGCTTCCTCTACGACGCACCGGAATTCGACGCGGAGTTCTTCGGCATCAGCCCCCGCGAGGCGCTGGCCACCGACCCCCAGCAGCGGCTGCTGCTGGAAACCGCGTGGGAGACCTTCGAACGGGCGGGCATCCGCTCCACCGCCCTCCGGTCCAGTCCGACCGGGGTGTTCGTCGGCGTGACGGCCCAGGACTACGGCCCCCGGCTGCACGAGGCGCCCAAGGGGCTCGACGGCCATCTGCTGACCGGCGGCGCCCCGAGCGTGGTGTCCGGCCGGGTGGCGTTCACCTTCGGCCTGGAGGGGCCCGCGGTCTCGGTGGACACGGCGTGTTCGTCGTCGCTCGTGGCCGTCCATCTGGCGGTACGGGCACTGCGGCAGGGCGAGTGTGCGCTGGCCCTGGCCGGAGGGGTGACGGTGATGGCCGCCCCCGGCATGTTCACCGGCTTCTCCCGCCAGCGGGGGCTGGCCCCCGACGGGCGGTGCAAGCCGTTCGCGGCGGCGGCCGACGGCACCGGATGGGGCGAGGGCGTCGGCCTGCTGCTCCTGGAACGGCTCTCCGACGCGCGGCGGGAGGGCCACCGGGTGCTGGCGGTGATCCGGGGCTCGGCCGTCAACCAGGACGGCGCCTCCAATGGGCTGACCGCGCCCAACGGCCCCTCCCAGCAGCGGGTGATCCGTCAAGCCCTCGCCGACGCCCGGCTGTCGCCCTCCGAGGTGGACGCCGTCGAGGCCCATGGCACCGGAACCACCCTCGGCGACCCGATCGAGGCCCAGGCCCTGCTCGCCACCTACGGGCAGGAGCGGACCGGAGACCGGCCCCTGTGGCTGGGCTCGCTGAAGTCCAACATCGGCCACACCCAGGCCGCCGCCGGCGTGGCGGGCGTCATCAAGATGGTGATGGCCATGCGACGCGGACTGCTGCCCGCCACTTTGCACATCGACGCGCCCAGCCCGCACGTCCACTGGGACAGCGGCGCGGTGCGCCTGCTGACCGGGCCGGTGGAGTGGCCGCGTGACGAACGCCCCCGCCGCGCGGGCGTGTCCTCCTTCGGCATCAGCGGCACCAACTCGCATCTGATCGTGGAACAGGCGCCCGAGCCGGAACCCGCACCCGCCGAGGCGCGGACGGACGAGGATGACCGGCCGGTGCCCTGGGTGCTCTCCGCCCGGAGCGCCGAGGCCCTTCGAGGACAGGCCCGGGAGCTGGCCTCCCGCATGGCCGCCGACAACACGCCGTCACCCCGGGAGGTGGGCTGGTCACTGATCACCACCCGGACGGCGTTCGAGCACCGCGCGGTGATGGTCGGCGACGACAGCGACGAACTCACCGCCGCCCTCCAGGCGTTGGCGTCCGAGGGCACCCACCCGGGCGTGGTGCACACGGGCACGGCCGCCACCACGGGCGGCGCGGGTCCAGTGCTGGTCTTCCCCGGGCAGGGCTCGCAGTGGGCCGGGATGGGTGCCGGACTGCTGGACGCCTCACCGGTGTTCGCCGCCCGGGTGGCGGAGTGCGAACGAGCGCTCGCCCCCCACGTCGACTGGTCGCTCACGGATGTCCTGCGGGGGGCCGAAGGCGCCGCCGAGCTGAGCCGGGTGGACGTGGTGCAGCCGGTGCTCTGGGCGGCGATGGTGTCCCTGGCCGCCGTATGGGCCGAGTACGGTGTGCGGCCCGCCGCCGTGGTGGGCCACAGCCAGGGCGAGATCGCGGCGGCAGTGGTGGCGGGAGCGCTGTCCCTGGAGGACGGCGCGAAGGTCGTGGCGCTGCGCAGCCGGGCCCTGCGGCGACTCGCCGGCGGCGGGGCCATGGCCTCCCTCGGCGTAGGTGAGGAACAGGCCGCGGAGCTGCTGTCCGGGCTCGGCGACCTGGCCGCCGCGGTAGTGGTGGCGGTGGTGAACGGGCCCGAGTCCACTGTGGTGTCCGGGCCGCCGGAGCAGGTGGCCGCTGCCGCGGCCGCCTGCCGGGAGGCGGGCGAGCGGGCGCGGATGATCGAGGTGGACTACGCCTCGCACAGTCCCCAGGTCGACGAGATCGCCGAGGAACTCACCGAGCTGCTCAGGGGAGTTGAGCCGGTCGGGGCGTCCGGGTCCGGCGTTGTCTTCTACTCCACCGTGACCGGCGGCCGGGCCGACGCCTCCGTGCTGGACACGGGCTATTGGGTGCGGAATCTGCGCGAGCGGGTGCGGTTCGCCGAGACGGTTCAGGCGCTGCTGGCCGATGGGCACCGGGTGTTCATCGAGGCCAGCACCCATCCCGTCCTCACCATGGCGATGCGGGAGAGTTTCGAGCACGCGGAGAGCGGCGCCGCCGCGGTGCCCACCCTGCGGCGTGACCACGGGGACCTGGCACAGCTCACGAAGTCGGTCGCGCGGGCGTTCATCGCCGGGGCCGAGGTGGACTGGCCGGCTGCCTTCCCGGCCGACCCCACGCCTCGTACGGTCGATCTGCCCACGTACGCCTTTCAGCGCCGGCGCTACTGGCTGGACACCCCCGGCGGGACCGGCGGGGACCCCGGCGCCCTCGGTCTGGTCGCCGCGGACCATCCTCTGCTGGGCGCCGCGCTGCGGCTCGCCGACGGCAGTGGCCATGTGCTGACCGGACGTCTCTCCCCGCAGACGCACGGCTGGCTCGCCGACCATGTGGTGGCGGGCGTGGCCCTGGTCCCCGGAACCGTGCTGATGGAGTGGGCGCTGCGGGCGGCCGACGAGGCGGGCTGCGGTGCGGTGGAGGAACTGGCGCTGCGGCTGCCGCTGGTGCTGCCCGCGACGGGCGGCCGGTGCGTCCAGGTGGTGGTGGGCCCGTCCGCCGACGACGGACGCCGCGACCTCGCGGTCTACTCCCTCCCCGACGACGCCCTTCGCAAGGGTGGGGACACCGACTGGATGTGCCATGCCGTGGGCGTACTCGGCCCCGCCGTACCGGAGAGCCGAGCGGCGGAGCTGCCCGGGACATGGCCGCCGCCCGGAGCGCGGCCGGTGGACACCGACGGCTTCTACGAACGGATCGCCGCATCCGGATACGCCTACGGAGCCGCGTTCCAGGGGCTGCGCGCGGTATGGCGGGACGGCGCCGATCTGCTGGCCGATGTGGAACTGCCCAAGGCCGCGGGAGAGCCCAACGGGTTCGGTATTCACCCCGCCCTGCTGGACGCGGTGCTCCATCCGACGCTGCTGCCCGGCCATCCCGATCCCGGGCCGGAGCCGGACGAGGGGCGGATGTGGCTGCCATTCACCGCGAGTGGCGTGTCCCTGTGGGCGGCCGAGGCCACCGCCGTACGGGTCAGACTCACCGCCCGTCCCCAGGCCGCCGAGGGCGAGCGGGAACTGCGGGTCGTCGTCGCCGACGCCGTGGGCGCCCCGGTGCTGACGATCGACGCGCTGCTGCTGCGCCCCGCCGAGGCCGATCAGTTGCGAGCCCTGAACACCGGCCGGGTGGCCACCGATGGCGGTGGCGGGGGAAGCGTACGGCGGCGTACCGCTGCCGCCGCCGAAGCGCCGTCCGTCGACTGGGCCGCCCGGCTGGCGCGGCTGTCGGCCCTCGACCGGTATCGCACGCTTCTCGGCCTGGTGCGCGACCACGCCGCCACCGTGCTGGGGCACACCGATGCCGAGGCGGTGCGCGCCGACGCCAGCTTCAAGGAGCTGGGCTTCGAGTCCCTGACCGCTGTCGAACTGCGCGATCGCCTCGCGGCCGCCACCGGTCTGCGGCTGCCCGCGGCCCTGATCTTCCGGCATCCCACCCCGGAAGGCATCGCCCACCACCTTGTACGACGGCTGACCTCGGACGGCACCGCCGCCACCCCCACCGCGATCGTCCCGCCGAGCACGCAGGTGCCACGGCAGCCGACGGATGAGATGAGCGCGGCCCAAAGGCTGGAGTCCGCCTCGGCGGATCAGGTCCTTGAGTTTATTGACAACGAGCTTGGAGTGTCCTGA
- a CDS encoding SARP family transcriptional regulator, which translates to MGHIVRYEIMGPLRVVEGERKLTIRARKIEVLLTVLLVRADQVVPIDQLIAEIWGEYPPRRAIAGLHVYVSQIRKFLRRPGQSESPVLTRPPGYVLRLGPDRLDFHCFERLVCEGRDHLRERRYQQATDTFESALDLWRDPLLDDVCHGPILEGFQTWLKEARLECIEMLTDSRLMLGRHRELVSDLYQLTTEHPLREALHRQLMLALYRCGRRADALHVYQAARKTLNEELGLEPCRALQDMQRAILTSDDRLELHVPA; encoded by the coding sequence ATGGGGCACATCGTGCGATATGAGATCATGGGACCTCTCCGGGTGGTAGAAGGAGAGCGGAAATTAACCATCAGGGCGCGGAAGATCGAGGTCCTGTTGACCGTTCTTCTCGTCCGCGCCGATCAAGTGGTCCCGATCGACCAGCTCATCGCGGAGATCTGGGGGGAGTATCCGCCGCGCCGGGCGATCGCCGGGCTCCATGTGTATGTCTCCCAGATCCGTAAGTTCCTGCGCCGGCCCGGCCAGAGCGAAAGCCCCGTTCTCACCCGCCCCCCGGGATATGTCCTGCGGCTGGGCCCCGATCGCCTCGACTTCCACTGCTTCGAACGACTGGTGTGCGAGGGCCGGGATCATCTCAGGGAGCGGCGCTACCAGCAGGCCACGGACACTTTCGAAAGCGCACTCGATCTCTGGCGCGATCCGTTGCTGGATGATGTATGCCATGGGCCGATCCTCGAAGGCTTTCAGACCTGGCTGAAGGAAGCCCGGCTGGAATGCATCGAGATGCTGACCGATTCCCGCCTCATGCTCGGCCGCCATCGTGAACTGGTGAGCGACCTGTACCAGTTGACCACCGAGCATCCTTTGCGGGAGGCACTCCACCGTCAGTTGATGCTGGCGCTCTACCGCTGTGGCCGCCGGGCGGACGCATTGCATGTGTATCAAGCGGCGCGCAAGACGCTCAATGAGGAACTCGGGCTCGAACCGTGCCGGGCCCTGCAGGACATGCAGCGAGCCATCCTCACCTCGGATGACCGGCTGGAACTGCATGTTCCCGCATGA
- a CDS encoding type 11 methyltransferase, whose amino-acid sequence MTSPSAVPPGGTVSDYYSSLGPLLQMAWDDNFHFGYWDGPSDTRSVQEATDRFTDLLIERLRVGAGDRVLDVGCGIGKPAMRVATATGADVLGITISELQVKQATESARLAGLSHQVAFQYADAMAMPFDDAAFDAVLAFESINHMDRPTALREMARVLGSGGRVVLTDVTPPSDGSYQPDADPEVVTSLTRLEDWPGLIGDAGLVLDELTDVTENTKDTANRMIDGILRCRREFEARHGVSVQEVLDAAKSALPTVPSAGCAIVVAHKP is encoded by the coding sequence ATGACATCTCCATCGGCCGTGCCGCCAGGCGGCACGGTGTCGGACTACTACAGCTCGCTGGGACCGCTTCTGCAGATGGCGTGGGACGACAACTTCCACTTCGGCTACTGGGACGGCCCGTCCGATACCCGTTCGGTCCAGGAGGCCACCGATCGCTTCACGGATCTGCTGATCGAACGGCTGCGGGTGGGGGCGGGGGACCGAGTACTGGATGTCGGCTGCGGTATCGGGAAACCCGCGATGCGCGTGGCGACCGCCACCGGTGCCGATGTCCTGGGCATCACGATCAGCGAACTCCAGGTCAAACAGGCGACCGAATCCGCCCGGCTGGCCGGCCTGTCCCACCAGGTGGCATTCCAATACGCCGATGCCATGGCCATGCCTTTCGACGACGCGGCTTTCGATGCCGTACTCGCATTCGAATCGATCAATCACATGGACCGCCCGACGGCGCTGCGGGAGATGGCCCGTGTGCTGGGATCCGGGGGCCGGGTGGTGCTCACGGATGTCACCCCGCCGAGCGACGGCAGTTACCAGCCGGACGCCGATCCCGAGGTGGTCACCTCGCTGACCCGGCTGGAGGACTGGCCCGGTCTGATCGGTGACGCGGGGCTGGTGCTCGACGAGTTGACCGATGTCACCGAGAACACGAAGGACACCGCCAACCGGATGATCGACGGCATCCTGCGCTGCCGCCGGGAGTTCGAGGCGCGGCACGGGGTCAGCGTCCAGGAGGTGCTGGACGCCGCCAAGTCGGCGCTCCCCACCGTGCCGAGCGCCGGCTGCGCCATCGTGGTGGCCCACAAGCCCTGA